In the Helianthus annuus cultivar XRQ/B chromosome 11, HanXRQr2.0-SUNRISE, whole genome shotgun sequence genome, one interval contains:
- the LOC110888195 gene encoding uncharacterized protein LOC110888195: MARELQKLKDMISSVPGVVKPVPEIPDGNNSELILALQNLGDKARWPRKNEKSMATKDKSKSCAYHEDFGHHTDKCITLRKEIGYLLSKGYLKELLERKKSWIQDSEKVPERAPPPPVDAQIINFIFGGSEICGTSFSAAKRHAKETKMENGERHVRTSTFTQQKVISFDEDDRVDIQDPHHDGLVITLFISNYFVHKILIDGGSSVNIIQLDVLKRMNIPKSEIVPRSSVLIGFSGETKNTLGDIKLPIYIEGVNSIKKICVIDCLSCYNVILGRLWIYDMKAVPSTYHQCVKLPTPWGVVKIESDQQEAKNCYTSSMKPTSKPREA; the protein is encoded by the exons atggccagggagttacaaaagctcaaggatatgatatccagtgtccCGGGAGTGGTTAAACCCGTCCCCGAGATTCCGGATGGAA ATAACAGTGAACTAATCCTTGCTTTGCAGAATTTAGGTGACAAGGCTAGGTGGCCAAGGAAAAACGAGAAGTCCATGGCTACCAAGGATAAATCAAAATCGTGTGCTTATCATGAGGATTTCGGTCACCACACGGATAAATGTATAACACTAAGGAAGGAAATAGGTTATCTTTTGAGCAAAGGTTACCTGAAGGAGCTGCTAGAAAGGAAAAAGTCATGGATCCAGGATTCTGAAAAAGTTCCTGAAAGAGCTCCTCCACCACCTGTTGATGCTCAGATCATTAACTTCATCTTCGGAGGTTCTGAAATCTGTGGAACCTCGTTTTCAGCAGCTAAGAGGCATGCTAAGGAAACGAAGATGGAGAATGGAGAGAGACATGTTCGAACCTCCACTTTCACTCAGCAGAAAGTGAtatcctttgatgaggatgaccgcGTTGATATACAGGATCCCCATCACGACGGTTTAGTCATTACGTTGTTTATTTCTAACTATTTTGTTCACAAGATCCTCATTGATGGAGGAAGCTCggtgaacataatccagttggatgtcctcAAAAGAATGAACATTCCTAAATCTGAAATCGTTCCAAGATCATCTGTGCTTataggatttagtggagaaacaAAAAATAcattgggggacatcaaactcccgaTTTATATAGAGGGAGTAAACTCtattaaaaaaatttgtgttaTAGATTGTTTATCTTGCtacaatgttatccttggcaggctctggatatatgatatgaaagcagttcCCTCAACGTATCACCAATGTGTTAAGCTCCCAACCCCATGGGGTGTGGTGAAGATAGAGAGTGATCAGCAGGAAGcgaagaactgctacacttcctCAATGAAGCCAACTTCAAAGCCGAGGGAAgcatag